The following proteins are encoded in a genomic region of Hemibagrus wyckioides isolate EC202008001 linkage group LG29, SWU_Hwy_1.0, whole genome shotgun sequence:
- the LOC131348888 gene encoding uncharacterized protein LOC131348888: MFIIPSCGKSSTVASDWADNFKIPWQKFPEALIQCLERKKRPSPRLRRDMVRIVVSEMMKVCDCPSKQSSTAVAKKMVAKYPASLQDVIEGDIAGSGYHSLVKQIQNRIENVKRPNVLKIRKRSRTEDSDTEEIPAERKAAVQDTYGCVNWDLKFMPLNETKESQLDEQERMKTKSKPLNVDPEEVSNLLKATYFSQRKDINNGASIQQLCENWPFLFQEIGMCVHFKQLTGIDLKEMFLKSLDKKGQRLLNFLKTVGAKKIKVLQTAAKLDVMRCQTEGCSEDLKDVMLLLLAYFDEKEEVMFHYVEDSCLVKDVEVDKLPATPCIIVCGKFE; this comes from the coding sequence atgttCATCATCCCATCATGTGGCAAGTCTTCCACAGTTGCTTCAGACTGGGCTGACAATTTTAAAATACCATGGCAGAAGTTTCCAGAAGCATTGATTCAATGTttagaaaggaagaaaagaccAAGCCCAAGATTACGACGAGATATGGTAAGAATTGTCGTGTCTGAAATGATGAAGGTATGTGACTGTCCCAGTAAACAAAGCTCTACGGCTGTTGCCAAAAAGATGGTGGCCAAATACCCTGCATCCTTGCAGGATGTTATCGAAGGTGATATAGCTGGATCAGGGTATCATTCGCTGGTCAAGCAGATTCAGAATCGCATAGAAAATGTGAAGAGACCCAATGTACTGAAAATCAGAAAACGCAGCAGAACAGAAGACTCTGACACAGAGGAGATTCCTGCTGAAAGAAAGGCAGCGGTTCAAGACACTTACGGCTGTGTGAATTGGGATTTAAAATTCATGCCACTCAATGAGACTAAAGAGAGCCAGCTGGATGAACAAGAAAGGATGAAGACCAAGTCTAAACCACTAAATGTTGACCCAGAAGAAGTTAGCAACCTTCTGAAAGCAACATACTTCTCTCAACGCAAAGACATAAACAATGGAGCAAGCATACAACAGCTTTGTGAGAACTGGCCTTTTCTATTTCAAGAGATTGGTATGTGTGTACACTTCAAGCAGCTAACGGGAATTGATCTGAAGGAGATGTTCCTTAAAAGCTTGGATAAAAAGGGACAGCGGCTTCTGAACTTTCTTAAAACAGTTGGTGCAAAGAAGATAAAAGTACTGCAAACTGCTGCAAAACTAGATGTTATGAGGTGTCAAACTGAGGGATGCAGTGAAGATTTGAAAGATGTGATGCTGCTTCTGCTTGCCTACTTTGATGAAAAGGAAGAGGTGATGTTTCATTATGTGGAAGACTCTTGCCTTGTTAAAGATGTGGAGGTAGACAAGTTACCAGCAACACCCTGCATCATTGTCTGTGGTAagtttgaatga